The window TCGTGCGGTGTGTCCCAGCCGATCAGGCAGGCCCCGGCCATGCGGTTGCCGGCGGGCAGCGGCAGGACGGCGAGGCCCCCGGGTCCGACCTCGGCCAGGCCGCGTTCCAGGGCGCTGCCGGCGGGCCAGATCCGGGCGCGGCCCTCGCGCAGGGCGGCGGCGAGGGTGGGCATGGCGCGCACGGGCGCGTCGGGCCACTCGGTGCGCCACTCCCGGCGCCACAGCTCGGGCCAGGCCTCGGGTTCGGGCGGGTCGAGGACGGTGACGACGAGCCGCTCGCTCTCCAGCTCGGCGAGCGCGAGGCGGTCGGCCCTGAGCGGCCGGCGGAGGGCGGCGACGACGGCCTCGCCGACGTCGCGGACGGTGACGGCGGTGGCGAGCGCGGTGGCCAGGCGCTGGACGCGGGCCACGTCGGTGACGTCGGACCGCAGCGTGGAGGCGTCGTCGACGGTGCCCACGAGCCGCGCGGAATGGCCCACGCCGCCGGGCAGGAGGCGCCCGCGCAGCCTGAGCCACTTCGGCGGTCCGGTGGGCTGGAGCACCCGGAACTCCAGCTCCCGGTCGCCGATGGACATGTGGTCGGCCTCCACCACGGACATCAGCGAGGGCAGGTCCTCCGGCACGGTCAGGCCGAGCAGGGTCTCGACCCGGCCGTCGAAGTCGTCGGGGTCCAGGCCGAACAGGTCCAGCAGGTCGTCGCCCGCCCGGACGCGGCCGGTGTCCATGGCGAGACTGAACGCGCCGGGCGGCAGTTCACCGCCCTCGGCGGGCGCGGCGGGTGCGGGGAAGGCGACCGCCTCGGAGATGAGCTGGAGGCATGCGCGGTCGTCGGTGTCGAATCCGCCGGGGCGATCGCACACGGCGAGCAGACAGCCGCCGCCGTCCCCGTGGACGGGCAGGACGGTCAGGAAGAAGTCCCGGGAGGGCACGCGCCGGGCCTGGACGTGCTCGGCGAGTTCCGCGGGGCCCAGCGAGACGGGGCGTCCGCCGCGGTGGGCCTCGGCGACCGGGGACCGCCCGGCGCGCGGATAGCTGTCGCGCAGCCCGTACAGGGTCCTGGGCACCCCGGCCGACTCCACCAGGCGCAGCAGCTCGCCGTCCTGGCCGGGGGTGTACAGGGCGGCGAACGCGGCGCCGGCGAAGACGAGGGCCTGTTCCAGCACCCGGTGCACGCGTTCCGGCGATTCCTGATCGGCCGCGATCGCCTTGAGGGCACTTTCGGCACGCAGCGTTCGCGTTCTGCGTTCTCGGGGTTCCGGTGCGCCCTCACTGACCACGTTGGCCATTACAGCGCTTATGCGACACCCGCGCAGCCCCTATGGGCGTTCCGTGGACCAGCAGCGACGCGTCCGCTCGAACGGAACCGAACAGGTCTTTACCTATGCGTTCCGCACGCCGTTCTCGTGACAGCCGTGACTGTCCGGGCCCGGCGCGTGGCTGGAAAGCTCGGTGCTGATCACGGAGGGGGACGCATGGACAAGCGGTACGAGGTGTACGCGCTGGCCGACCGGCACTTCTACGAGACACCGGACCGGCTGGCGCGAGGCGGGCAGGAGGCCTCGCAGGAGGCGGCCGCGCACCTCTACGAGACGGCCCGCCGGCCCGTGCCCGAGGGGTGGGAGACGGCGCGGATCGGCGACTGGCTGACGATGACGCCGCCCGGTCCGGACGGCGAACCGCTCCAGGGTCCCGCGCAGGGCTGGAAGATCCACGCCTCCGCGACCCGGGCGAACGCGGAGAAGATCGCCGGGATCGTCTGGGACTACTGCGTCGAGCGGCGCGTCCCCTTCAAGTTCGTGCCCGGCCCGCACCTGCTGCACCTGCGCAACACCAAGTACGCGCCCCGTGACGGCAGCGGCAAGTTCGTCACCGTCTATCCCGCCGACGAGGAGCAGCTGCACGAGGTGCTGCGCGAGCTGGGCGCGCTGCTGGAGGGCTTCGAGGGGCCGTACATCCTCACCGATCTGCGCTGGGGCGAGGGTCCGCTGTACGTCCGCTACGGCGCCTTCGCGCGCTCGTTCGTGGTGGACGAGCGGGGCTCGCTGGTGCCGGCGGTGCGCGACGGCGCGGGGACGCTGGTGCCGGACCGGCGGTCGCCGTCCTTCCAGGTGCCGGAGTGGGTGACGCTGCCGGCGTTCCTCCAGCCGCATCTCGACGCGCGGAACAACACGACGACGGGCGAACTGCCGTACCGCATCGAGAAGGCGCTGCACTTCTCCAACGGCGGCGGTGTGTACGTGGGCACCGACACCCGAGACGGCCGCAAGGTCGTCCTCAAGGAGGGCCGGCCGCACGCGGGGCTCGCCTCGGACGGGGCCGACGCGGTCGCCCGGCTGGAGCGGGAGAAGCAGGCACTGGAGCAGGTGGCGGGCACGGGCGTGGTCCCGGAGGTGCGGGACTGGTTCGAGCTCGGCGGCCACCGGTTCCTGGTGATGGACTTCCTGGAGGGCCGTCCCCTCAACTCGTTCTTCGCCGAGCGGCATCCGCTGCTGGCCCAGGATCCCGACGCGGGGGCCGTCGCCGCCTACACGGCGTGGGCGCTGCGCATCCACCGCGAGGTGGAGGAGGCCGTGGCGGCGGTGCACGCCCGCGGCATCGTCTTCAACGACCTGCACGTCTTCAACATCATGGTCGCGCCGGACGAGGAGTCGGTCTTCCTCCTCGACTTCGAGGCGGCGGCCCCGGCCGAGGAGAACGGCCGCCAGGTCGTCGCCCACCCGGGCTTCTTCGCGCCGCCGGACCGCCGGGGCGCCGATGTCGACCGATACGCCCTGGCCTGTCTGCGACTGGCCCTGTTCCTGCCCGTGACCACGCTGTTCGTGGTGGACCGCGGCAAGGCGGCGCATCTGGCCGAGGTGATCTCCAAGGAGTTCCCCGATGTACCGCGGGGGTTCCTCGACGAGGCGGTCGCGGAGATCACACGGGAGGTGTCCGGCGCTGCGGTGGCCGCTCCCTCCGCGCCGGTGGACCCCGGCGACTGGCCCTACAGCCGCGACTCCATGGTCAAGGCGATCCTCGCCTCGGCCACCCCGGAGCGCGACGACCGGCTCTTCCCGGGCGATGTCGCCCAGTTCTCCGACGGCGGCGGGCTCGGGCTCGCCCACGGCGCCGCCGGGGTGCTGTACGCGCTGGACGCGGTCGGCGCCGAGCGGTACGAGGAGGGCGAGCGCTGGCTGCTCACCCGGACGGCACCGGCACCGGTCGGCACACCCCTCGGCCTGTACGACGGGCTCGCGGGCGTCGCCCTGGTCCTGGACCGGCTCGGGCACCGGCAGCGGGCGCTGGACCTGGTCGAGGGCATCCTCGCGGAGCGGTGGCAGAACCTCTCCTCCGACCTGCACGGCGGACTGGCCGGACTGGGTCTGGTGCTCGGCCGGCTGGCCGAGACGACCGGCGAGTCGGAGCTGCGCGAGCGGGCCGACGAGGCCGCGCGGATCCTCGTGCAGCGGCTCACCGAGCCGCCGCCTGCCACGCCCAAGCGGCGCGCCGGGCTGCTGCGGGGCGCGAGCGGTCCCGCGCTGCTCATGCTGCGGCAGTACGAGTGGACCGGCAAGGCGGGCTGGCTGGACGCCGCGGCCATCGCCCTGCGCCGGGACCTGGAGTCCTGTGTGACCCGCGAGGGCGGATCGCTGGAGGTCGACGAGGGCTGGCGGACCCTGCCCTACCTCGGCGACGGCAGCGCGGGACTCGGCATGGTCCTCGACGACCTCGTGGCGCACGCCCCCGATCTCGCCGGGGAGTTCGCGGCGGCACGCTCCGGTGTGCTGACCGCCGCCACCTCACGCTTCTACGCGCAGCCCGGGCTCTTCCAGGGCCGCGCCGGAATGATCCTGCACCTCAGCCGCACGACCGTGCCGGACGCGACCGCGGACCGGCTGGCCGGGCAGATCGCCGGGCTCGGCTGGTTCGCGATGGCGTACCAGGGCCAACTGGCCTTCCCCGGCCACCAGATGATGCGGCTGTCCATGGATCTCGCCACCGGAACGGCGGGGTGCCTGCTGGCGCTCGGCGCGGCCCTCGACCCGGCCACCGACGCCCACCTGCCGTTCCTCCCGCCGCCGAACCGGCGGCCTCTATGACGCGGTTCCGCGATCCCGCGGAGTCGTGACACAACCCCGTCCCCACGGATGACACGGACGGACACCCGATGAAAGGACACACCATGGCACTTCTCGACCTGCAGACGATCGAGTCGGAAGAGCGGACGGACGGCGCCGGCGCCAGCACGGTGAGCCTGCTCTCCTGCATCAGCGCCGCGAGCGTTCTGCTCTGTCTCTGACCGCGTCTGCGGTACGGCTCCGGGTGGCCTTCTCCCTTCGGGGACAGGGCCGCCCGGGGCCCCACCCGTTCCGCGAAAGGCCCCTATGACCCCGCGTGGTGACGACGACCCGGCGGCCGGAGCGGCCCGAGCGCTGCTGCGGGCGGCCACCCGGTACAGCGGGGCCCGCTGTGCGGCCCTGTGCCTGGTGAGCATCGCCGCGACCGGTGCCGGACTGCTGCTGCCCGCCGCGCTCGGCCGGGCCCTCGATCTTCTGCTGGCGCAGGCTCCGGCGACCCGCTGGGTGCTCTACTGCGCCGGCCTCGTGCTGCTGCTCGCGCTGTTCGACGCGGCGCAGACCGTCCTCACCGGCACCGTCGACGCCCGCAGCACCGCCTGGCTGCGCCGCACGCTGACCGGGCACGTCCTGGGTGTCGGTCCCCGGGCGGCCGACCGCTTCGGCTCCGGTGATCTCGTCGCCCGTCTGGTCGGCAACGCGGCCGAGGCGGGGACCACCCCCTCGGCCCGGGCGGCGCTCCTGGCTGCGCTCGCCGGGCCGGTCGGAGGTGTGGTCGCGCTCGGCCTGATCCACTGGTGGCTCGCGGCCGTCTTCCTCGCCGGAGCCCCCGTTCTCACCCTTCTGCTGCGCGCCGTCTCCCGTGACACCTCCGAGAGCGCGGCCCGGTATCAGCGGGCCCAGGGCCGGATCGCGGCCGCGCTGGCGGAGGCCGTCGAGGGCGTCCGTACCGTCCGGGCGGCGGGTACCGAGGACAAGGAGACCGCCCGCGTGCTGCGGCCGCTGCCCGAGCTGTCCGGGGCCGGACACCGTATGTGGCGGGTGCAGGGGCGGGCCGCCGCGCAGGCGGTCGCCGTGGCACCGCTGCTGCATCTCGGGGTCGTCGCCGTGGCCGGTGTGCTGCTCACCCGGGACCGGTTGTCGGTGGGGGACGTCCTCGCGGCCTCGCGGTACGCGGTGCTCGCGACGGGCGTCGGCGTCCTGGTCGGCCGGCTCGCGGGCCTGGCCCGGGCGCGGGCGGCGGCCCGGCGTCTCGGGGAGGTCCGGGCCGAGCCCGCGACCGGGTTCGGCGCGCACCCGCTGCCCGACGGGCCCGGGCGTCTGGAGCTGCGCGGTGTGACGGCCCGGCGCGGCGGACGGGTCGTCCTCGACGGCGTGGACCTCGTCGTGCCGGGCGGCACGACCCTGGCCGTGGTCGGCCCCTCCGGCGCGGGCAAGTCGCTGCTGGCCGCCCTCGCCGGACGGCTGGCCGACCCGGACGAGGGCGAGGTGCTCCTCGACGGGGTTCCGCTGCGCGACCTGCCGCACGCCGACCTGCGCGGTGCCGTGGGCTACGCCTTCGCCCGCCCGGCGCTCCTGGGTGGCACGGTCGGGCAGGCGATCGGCCTCGGCCTGCCGGACCCCTCCCCCGCCCGTGTCCGTGAGGCGGCCCGTACGGCCCTCGCCGACGACTTCGTCCGCCGTCTCCCCGACGGATACGACACGGCCGTCGCCGACGCCCCGCGCTCGGGCGGCGAGTCCCAACGGCTCGGCCTCGCCAGGGCGTTCGCCCACGGCGGCCGGCTGCTGATCCTCGACGACGCCCTCTCCAGCCTGGACACGGTGACGGAACGCCGCATCACCGACGCCCTCCTCGGCGACGGCCCGGGCGGTACCCGGCTGCTGGTCGCCCACCGCAGCGCGACGGCCGCGTGCGCCGACGCGGTGGCCTGGCTGGACGGCGGGCGAGTGCGGGCGGTGGGGCGGCACGAGGAGCTGTGGCGGCTCGCGGAGTACCGGGCGGCGTTCGGGGAGGAGACGGAACCGGCCGGTACGGGTGCGAGCGCGGAGGGGGGTGTGCCGGCATGACGGGCCGGATCCGTACGCGCGCGGCTTCCCAGGACGAAGGATCGCCGGGCGGAACCGGCCTTCCCTCCCGCGGTCTGCGCTTCCTGCTGGCCCGCCGCCCGGTGCTGCTCCGCCTGGTCGCCTGGTCCGTGCTCGAGACCGGGCAGACCTTCCTCATCGGGTACGGCCCCGCCCGCGCCCTGGACGAGGGGTTTCTGCGCGGCCGGGCGGACGTCGGGCTGATCTGGCTGGCGGTGACCGGGCTCGGTGTGCTCGTCGGCGCGTACGGGACCGCTCGGGTGTACGCCGCCGTCGCCGCGCTGGTCGAACCGCTGCGGGACCGGCTCGTGGAGCGGGTCGTCTCCCGCGGGGTGCGGACCGGTGACCCGGGATCGCTGTCCGGGCTCACGCAGCAGGTGGAGATCGCCCGGGACACCTTCGCCGGACTGGTGATGGTCTCCCGCTCCTTCGTGTTCACCGCCGCCGGTGCCCTGGCCGGTCTGTTCGCCCTCGCCCCGCCGCTGCTGCTCGTCGTCGGGCCGCCCCTCGTCGCCGGAGTGGCTCTGTTCGCGGCGACCCTGCGGCCGCTCGCCCGGCGGCAGGAGAGGTTCCTCGTCGCCGACGAGGCGCTGGCCGGCGAGCTGGGCGCGGTCTGTCCGGGCCTGCGGGACATCACCGCGACCGGCGCGGAGGCGCACATCGCCGCCGGCACCGGCGAACGGGTCGAGGCGGAGCTGCGGGCGGCGCGGGCCCTGGCCCACTGGAGCGTGCTGCGCGTGGCGTCCCTGGCGGTCGGCGGGCAGCTGCCGATCGTGCTGCTGCTCGCCGCCGCCCCCTGGCTCCTGGCCCACGGGGTCACCACCGGCGCCCTGGTCGGGGCCCTCGCCTATGTCACCCAGTCCCTGCTGCCCGCCCTGCGCAACCTGGTCCACGGTCTGGGCACCAGCGGCTCCCGTCTGACGGTGGTGCTGCGCAGGCTGGCCCGGACGGACCCCGGCGAGGCCACGGAGAAGTCGGAACCCATCGCTCCGGATGCCACCGAGGGCACGCCTCCGGCCTTCTCCCTCACCTCCGCCACCTTCGCCTACGGCCCCGCCAGCGCGCCCGTGGTCCAGGACCTCGACCTCGCCCTCCCGGCCGGTTCGCACCTGGCCGTCGTCGGCCCGAGCGGCGCCGGCAAGTCGACCCTCACCGCCCTCGTCGCCGGGCTCCTGACGCCGGACCGGGGGACGATCACGGTGGGCGGACACCCCGTGCCCGGGCCGGAGGCGGCCGCCGCGCGGGTGCTCATCCCGCAGGAGGCGTACGTCTTCGACGCCACCCTGGCCGAGAACCTCGCGTATCTGCGGCCGGACCCGGTGCCCGAGGAGGAGCTGCTCGCCGCGGCGGAGGCGGTCGGGCTCGCCCCGCTGGCCGGCCGGCTCGGCGGTCTCGACGCCCGGGTGGACCCGGCGGCCCTGTCGGCAGGCGAACGGCAACTGGTGGCTCTGACCAGGGCCTATCTGTCGTACGCCCCGCTCGCCCTGCTCGACGAGGCGACCTGTCATCTGGATCCGGAGACGGAGGAGCGCGCGGAGCGGGCCTTCGCCGCACGGCCGGGCGGGACCCTGGTGGTCGTCGCCCACCGCATCAGCTCGGCCCGGCGCGCCGGCCGGGTGCTGGTCATGGACGGCAGGAGCACGGCGTACGGCGATCACGAGGAACTGCTGCGGACCTCGGAGCTCTACCGGGA of the Streptomyces koelreuteriae genome contains:
- a CDS encoding SpoIIE family protein phosphatase, yielding MANVVSEGAPEPRERRTRTLRAESALKAIAADQESPERVHRVLEQALVFAGAAFAALYTPGQDGELLRLVESAGVPRTLYGLRDSYPRAGRSPVAEAHRGGRPVSLGPAELAEHVQARRVPSRDFFLTVLPVHGDGGGCLLAVCDRPGGFDTDDRACLQLISEAVAFPAPAAPAEGGELPPGAFSLAMDTGRVRAGDDLLDLFGLDPDDFDGRVETLLGLTVPEDLPSLMSVVEADHMSIGDRELEFRVLQPTGPPKWLRLRGRLLPGGVGHSARLVGTVDDASTLRSDVTDVARVQRLATALATAVTVRDVGEAVVAALRRPLRADRLALAELESERLVVTVLDPPEPEAWPELWRREWRTEWPDAPVRAMPTLAAALREGRARIWPAGSALERGLAEVGPGGLAVLPLPAGNRMAGACLIGWDTPHDFGSDERALLTACAGLAGQALTRARAFDAEHELVGMLQRQLLPRRLPRLPGAEAVTRYLPSTAGLELGGDWYDVIPLPDHHVALVIGDVQGHSAGAATLMGQMRTALRAYAVEGHTPDVVVSHANRLLMDMESDLFATCAYVDIDLEEGSAWCVRAGHLPPVLRYPDGTTEIAEAEGGPPLGVITQADFPMSPLRLPPGTLIALVTDGLVETPDSDIDEGMERLADQLAASAPVDLGLVADALLGNAQRSDDVAVLLLRYDGMDLRPLRESWTVWRVPQAVGHARRFARRTLRSWGVTEDVDAALLIVSELVTNALVHTDGQVRMDLTLINNRLRVAVADASPRSPVRPTSIGWEATGGRGVLLVEALSATWGTLPVSGGKQVWAELALGR
- the lanKC gene encoding class III lanthionine synthetase LanKC, translated to MDKRYEVYALADRHFYETPDRLARGGQEASQEAAAHLYETARRPVPEGWETARIGDWLTMTPPGPDGEPLQGPAQGWKIHASATRANAEKIAGIVWDYCVERRVPFKFVPGPHLLHLRNTKYAPRDGSGKFVTVYPADEEQLHEVLRELGALLEGFEGPYILTDLRWGEGPLYVRYGAFARSFVVDERGSLVPAVRDGAGTLVPDRRSPSFQVPEWVTLPAFLQPHLDARNNTTTGELPYRIEKALHFSNGGGVYVGTDTRDGRKVVLKEGRPHAGLASDGADAVARLEREKQALEQVAGTGVVPEVRDWFELGGHRFLVMDFLEGRPLNSFFAERHPLLAQDPDAGAVAAYTAWALRIHREVEEAVAAVHARGIVFNDLHVFNIMVAPDEESVFLLDFEAAAPAEENGRQVVAHPGFFAPPDRRGADVDRYALACLRLALFLPVTTLFVVDRGKAAHLAEVISKEFPDVPRGFLDEAVAEITREVSGAAVAAPSAPVDPGDWPYSRDSMVKAILASATPERDDRLFPGDVAQFSDGGGLGLAHGAAGVLYALDAVGAERYEEGERWLLTRTAPAPVGTPLGLYDGLAGVALVLDRLGHRQRALDLVEGILAERWQNLSSDLHGGLAGLGLVLGRLAETTGESELRERADEAARILVQRLTEPPPATPKRRAGLLRGASGPALLMLRQYEWTGKAGWLDAAAIALRRDLESCVTREGGSLEVDEGWRTLPYLGDGSAGLGMVLDDLVAHAPDLAGEFAAARSGVLTAATSRFYAQPGLFQGRAGMILHLSRTTVPDATADRLAGQIAGLGWFAMAYQGQLAFPGHQMMRLSMDLATGTAGCLLALGAALDPATDAHLPFLPPPNRRPL
- a CDS encoding SapB/AmfS family lanthipeptide codes for the protein MALLDLQTIESEERTDGAGASTVSLLSCISAASVLLCL
- a CDS encoding ABC transporter ATP-binding protein, with the protein product MTPRGDDDPAAGAARALLRAATRYSGARCAALCLVSIAATGAGLLLPAALGRALDLLLAQAPATRWVLYCAGLVLLLALFDAAQTVLTGTVDARSTAWLRRTLTGHVLGVGPRAADRFGSGDLVARLVGNAAEAGTTPSARAALLAALAGPVGGVVALGLIHWWLAAVFLAGAPVLTLLLRAVSRDTSESAARYQRAQGRIAAALAEAVEGVRTVRAAGTEDKETARVLRPLPELSGAGHRMWRVQGRAAAQAVAVAPLLHLGVVAVAGVLLTRDRLSVGDVLAASRYAVLATGVGVLVGRLAGLARARAAARRLGEVRAEPATGFGAHPLPDGPGRLELRGVTARRGGRVVLDGVDLVVPGGTTLAVVGPSGAGKSLLAALAGRLADPDEGEVLLDGVPLRDLPHADLRGAVGYAFARPALLGGTVGQAIGLGLPDPSPARVREAARTALADDFVRRLPDGYDTAVADAPRSGGESQRLGLARAFAHGGRLLILDDALSSLDTVTERRITDALLGDGPGGTRLLVAHRSATAACADAVAWLDGGRVRAVGRHEELWRLAEYRAAFGEETEPAGTGASAEGGVPA
- a CDS encoding ABC transporter ATP-binding protein; the protein is MTGRIRTRAASQDEGSPGGTGLPSRGLRFLLARRPVLLRLVAWSVLETGQTFLIGYGPARALDEGFLRGRADVGLIWLAVTGLGVLVGAYGTARVYAAVAALVEPLRDRLVERVVSRGVRTGDPGSLSGLTQQVEIARDTFAGLVMVSRSFVFTAAGALAGLFALAPPLLLVVGPPLVAGVALFAATLRPLARRQERFLVADEALAGELGAVCPGLRDITATGAEAHIAAGTGERVEAELRAARALAHWSVLRVASLAVGGQLPIVLLLAAAPWLLAHGVTTGALVGALAYVTQSLLPALRNLVHGLGTSGSRLTVVLRRLARTDPGEATEKSEPIAPDATEGTPPAFSLTSATFAYGPASAPVVQDLDLALPAGSHLAVVGPSGAGKSTLTALVAGLLTPDRGTITVGGHPVPGPEAAAARVLIPQEAYVFDATLAENLAYLRPDPVPEEELLAAAEAVGLAPLAGRLGGLDARVDPAALSAGERQLVALTRAYLSYAPLALLDEATCHLDPETEERAERAFAARPGGTLVVVAHRISSARRAGRVLVMDGRSTAYGDHEELLRTSELYRDLVGSWAPGPSRRRSEPALPLRDADRVDAVAGPGLAGDGGHVVAHGPVGQVQASGYLRDGGSLGREG